The region AGTAGCATCACTAACATTTAtctgctaaaatgttagcatcacTAAGAGTAGCATCACCAGAGTTTGacggctaaaatgttagcatcacTAAGAGTATTGTCACTCACATTTGACTGCTTAAATTTTAGCATCGCTAAGCGTACTGTCATTAGTGTTTGACTGCTAAAATGTTCGCATCACTAACAGTAGCATCACTAATATTTAtctgctaaaatgttagcatcacTGAGAGTAGCATTACTAACGTTGaattgctaaaatgttagcatcacTAACAGTAGCATCACTAATATTTAactgctaaaatgttagcatcacTGAGAGTAGCATTACTAACATTGAactgctaaaatgttagcatcacTAACATTTGACTGACAAAATGTTAACATTACTAAGAGTATTGTCACTCACATTTgaatgctaaaatgttagcatcacTAAGAGTAGCATCACTAATGTTCAACTGCTAAAATGTTTGCATCTCTGAGAGTAGCATCACTAACACGTACCTGCTAAAATATTAGCATCATAACTAACATTTAACCGCTAAAACGTTAGCATCACTAAGAGTAGCATCACTAACGTTTAGCGCTTGTCTGTAAGTGGATTGAACAAAGATAAAGTAGTGAACGTCTCGGGGTTCTGTGgccttgttttttttagttttttttttaattggagttattttttattcaatacattCTTCCATCTTGTGTGTTCTCCAGTGAGGGAGACCTCCACCCAACCCCCACCCACCATCTTTGATCTCTTACTGGTTGAAGTCAATCAATCGATATGTGAGCTTCCATCCATCCGCTTCacagcattgtgtgtgtgtgtgtgtgtgtgtgtgtgtgtgtgtgtgtgtgtgtgtgtgtgtgtgtgtgtgtgtgtgtgtgtgtgtgtgtgaccatttGCAATTCAGGCCCCTCCCCCTCACACCAGCCGGGCTCGTCAAACGCAACACAGGAATCGCGCTGCTCGAGCTAGCTAGTCCTATTTGACGTCCAATCGCGTATCGTTCAACGCCGTACTCGTCCTTGAAGTCGCCATCTGTCCTCGTCGGTTCAGGAAGGGAAGAACCGATCAGCGCTAACCATGGCTGCCCCTCGCTGAAATACCGGGGATGGGGCGGTCAGAGGTAGAATAGCAGTAAATGTTTTTGTCCGGTTAGCTTATCCACAAAGTAAAACATGTATCAAGAAAACCTGATGCAGTTCTACCTTGCTGGGGGAGGGCATTTCCTCTCCTGCTTTGAAATGAGATACAGCCCCTCGAGAGTCAGCATCCAGCCTGAGGGTCTTCAGGCTCCCAAAGACCCCTGAAGCTCCCAGCAGACCCAGAGCCTCATCGGGGGGGTCTTTAATGATCAGGTCATGAAATATTAACTACCACTACCGGCCAGACGGTGCGGCAGGTCGGTTGCTTCGACTCCCGACTCACGGTGTAGTCCACGACTGCAGCAGAAGTTTCCAGAAGAGTGGAAGTGGCGGGGGCGGGCCGCTGCCGCTGGAACTCGGCATCAAGACACCGTTCGTGTACCGAGCCTTCCATTAAAAACGTGGACTCTCGTTAACCCTGTATTGTCTTCAACGGGGGCCGAGACCGCCCACCATGACAATCTGTCTTCCAGCTCCTGCCGAGGACCCCCGCCCCCGACATCACGCTGCAGACGCACAGAATCCCACAAAGTTTATTCTCCTGTGTCTTCCGCCGGCTCGACAAGCTATTTGCTTCATGACCAACCTCAGGGAGATTTTCAAAGAGTGCCCTTCTGCTGTTGCTATGGTTACCACGCCGCCGGGGCTGCTCTCAAGTGAAGCACTTTGTATCTTACTGCTGCAAAGTCTGAATATTTCAAGTCCAATGTAAGATGCTGGGGGGGTTGGGGCACTGTAATTTTACTCTGGACTTTGTTTTGGATATTGCTTCGTGCACTGGGTGCTTAAAAGTCTCTTCCATACAAGTTTCTCAGGCTGATTGGGAAACCAAATTGAGCTGGAACCTTGAGGGGAACTTCGGGCCTGTCTACTTTTGCCCAAAACGGTCTCAAAGTAGcccaaaacagacttgcttctaAAGTCCCGGTACTCCATAAGGTCCAAAATCCACCCAAAGTACCCATGTACTTTTGGGAATGGGTTGTCCTTGTAGGGGGAGCCAAGGGTCTTTTAGGGGGAAATAATTTTAGGAGAACCATGGTACCTTTAGTGGGAAGTCATTTTAAGATGAGCTATGGGGTCCATTTAATAAAACAAGGGCCCCAAAAACTCAGAGCCTAACAAAGCCTAGAAGGTATATATGCTTTCCCTGGGTGTTTCCATCTAGTTACTGGAAGAAAACAAATGTCCAAAATGTCTTACTAAGATGAAGAAAGACAATTCAGAGACAAATTAGGACTCTCGTCCAAACTCTGACTTATTAATAGATTAATTAAAAACTATGTCTCAGTACTTTGGTCAATTTATTGAAGTTTTTTAATGTTTGGAAGTAGTCCAGGTGTTCATCATAACCAAGTTTTTTTCTCCTTCCAGGCGTTCGTTGAAATTGGATCAATCCCCGCCAGAGGTGGACGAGGACGACGGCCTGTTGCAGAGAAGCTTGCAGGACGAACTTCGAGACAACTACATCAGCTCCAACTCCTTCAAGCCGCCGATGGCCCGCTCGCTGCGCATTAAGGAGGAGCTCCTCAGCCAAAAGCACCGCCTCCTTAGCCAACCTGCTGCTCTGTCTTTGGCCAACCTGGAGTCGGCCGGCCTCCTCAATCACGGTCAGCCGCACTCCTTGCTTGGCCACAAGGGCTCCTCCTCTTTCTGGGGGAGCAAAGCCCACCTTGAAAGCCTGATGAAGCTCAAGCAGGCCAGCGGCGCTCTGAGTGGAGCCCTTGGCGACCTCAAAGACCTCCCTACATTCTTGGAGAACCACCATGGAGCCTTCTCCTTCAAGAGTTCCCTCCATCACCATCACAATCAGGTCTCCAAGGCCCCGCATCACCACAACGACAGCAAGCGAGACCACGGCCATTCACCACCAGTCGACCTGAAGATCCCCCAGGTTCGAGGCATGGATCTCTCCTGGGACTCTCACGCCTCTGAGCTGTATGGCTTTGGTGCCCTCGGGGGAGCGGGTGGCGGACATGTCGAGAGCGCTTTGAGCCGGAAGCTGAGAGCCATTCTGCCCAAGCAGAACCGCCGGGGAGGAAGTCTCGGTAGCCTGCTGGATGGGGCAACAGACTACTGGACCGCCGACTTGGACCACTCTGCTTCCGGTCCAGCATACTTAAACTCAGATGTGGATGGGGACCCAAACTCCAAGCAGCCAAGGAAGAAGAGGGGTCGTTATCGTCAGTACAATACAGAGATCCTTGAGGAGGCCATCGCCGTGGTGATGAACGGGAAGATGAGTGTCTCTAAGGCCCAGAACATGTACGGCATCCCGCACAGCACTCTGGAGTACAAAGTCAAGGAGCGCATGGGAACACTGAAGAACCCTCCAAAGAAGAAACTCAAGCTGATGATGAAGATGGAAGCAGGCGGCCCAGATTTTCCCAGTGAGTCCGAAAACACGCCTGGCGTGACTCCGCGAGATGACGCACCCCAACTGGCAGCCGCCGAGCTGAAAGACAACGTCAAAGAAGAGCTTGAATCGATGGATTAGAAAACCGCCACACGTAAAACCTCAGTCGAAAGACCTTTGAAAAACCACGGGGCTTTAGTTGTGCCAATTTCCTTTGCAGTATCGGGTGAGCACAAACGCAGGGATAAAAACAGAAGAAACACAACTCATCATAACTTTTTTGGCACCGAATCGGTGCTCCTGACGCATTTGTTTAGGTTTTCTATAGAAATGCAGCGAGAGACAAAAAATTTAATGACGATTTAATGAAATTTCCTCAAGCATGCTGATAATCCCTGGCCCGAAGAACCTGGGGAACCTCGAAGGTCGCCGCTTGAGAGCGCAGCGCGGGCTTTCTTTGGGAACTATCCAATTTGGGCCAACGACGAGGGGACGctccaaaataatctcttgaCAAATTACCGCCCCTACGTCACGCAGTCAAATTGGCGAGTGACGACTGGTTTTGAAGTCGACTGTAAGTTTTAATCACGCCGTCAAGATTCTTCATCAGGGTTGTGAATCCAAACCCACCTGCCAGGTAGCCATGATGCTTTAACTGCAAAACCTTTCTTTCCTCCTTACGATGTTCTACTGGGTTCTCTGCGGACAAAAGCGACGTTCGGAACGAGAAGACACACAAAAGTCATTCAGGGATGCATGTTTGTGAGTTTTGTGAAGAAAACTACTGACTTCTAGGATCATTTCCTCTATCTTTATCTTTTCTTTTGatttgttttgctttcttttgcACTACACTTTGGGTCTTGCGCTTACGGACCAGGTTACCTCGGCATTGTTGCCCTTCGCATCATGCACTTATTATGGTCTGTCTCACAAGCCCAGTCGCAACCTCGCATTGGGTCATGGGGGCGGGCTCGCCGCCTTTGCGCGCCGGTCCACAATCAGAGACCTCCAAATCTGATTGTGGATCAGGTGCTTCTAAAGGTAGCGCGCCACCTCATGGACCTCCATCAGTGTCTCACGGCCGATCCTGGAAGGTTGTCGGAATTGTCTCGGAACGGTGACCGAGGTTGTCTGTACTTAACGAGGGCCTTCCAGGATCGGCGTCAAACTCAGCTGCTATCCAGTTGATGACCCTGCTCCTATGCTAATTTTTTAGCCAGCCTCAGCTAACGAGTTTAGCTAGTCCCGGCTTACGACGACACTTTTCTTTCCTTGTTTTCTAATCAAGTGGCTCAACTAATCGAGTTCCTCTCCACCGAATTTCAAGTTTTAAAGGCAGTTTTACTACGACAATGTGCATTTATAGAGGGTTGTTTGTTTTGGGGTGGTGGGTGGGTTCATATGCAGTTTGGGTGGGGAAAGAGTGGGGTAAAGTCAGATTTaatatattataaattattatgACTGATAAAAGCCAATCGTGATTCTGGGAGGTTTCATttctgctgggtttttttttaactcagggTAACTGAGACGTGGCTTTCAAATCCTGTAGGACAGTCAAGACTTCTGCTCAGCACTAAGTACCACGTGATAGCAGCTCCATGGCTCATGTTGACTTTGGTTGGAGCGGACTCGTACCCGAACCACTACGCCAGAGCACTTTCAGACATTACGAGCTGTATGCATGTAGCCTAGCCCGTCTCTGGGGGACGACGGCGGAGCATGCGTTAGCGTTCAGGACGATGTAGCTGCGACAGAAACCACTTATCTCCGTCTCCCGCGGTGAAGTGGTTTCCAGCTAGAAAGAACATCCCTCAGACGACGGaggtggaaacaaaaaaaaattgctggTTTTGCTTTCCTCAGTCAGTGAAGCTTTTTGCTTgtcatgtgttttgtttttgctaaCCGTTGCTATTTTTGGCCGGGGCGGTTCCCCCCCCTTTAAATGTTctctacatgtatttatttgttttcttCCCAATGGCACGCACTGTTCGGTTCTTGGCTGATTTTGGGGGTCGTCGTGTTGACGACTCGGGCACAGGCATGTCATCGTTATTGAATTAGCGTTAGCGCCCCTCGCTAGCTGTTTCCTACAATCCCCCCCCCCTACTAAAGCTTGGTCCCACCCTCGGCCTGATTGGCAGGCATGCACGGCCAGTGGTAAAAGAGGGACACAGAGCAGGGGGGTCTCCATGCATGAAATGCACCCAACACTCGAACAATGCCGAGCATTTGAAGTGTCTAATACGTTCCGAGCATCCGGTCGGAACCGCGAAGGACAATGCACTCGtccgatatttaaaaaaaacaaaaacaagcagtGCGGAAAATTGAAGCACTTGTTCACTCTGAGAAACTTTGTTGAACGCATGTAGCGCACGCTAAACAAgatttgcatgttaaaaaaaacactcaacGTGATTGGCACTTACTGCGCAACTTTGCATGGTGAAACCATCAGCACTTAGACTCCGCCCCACGTGCCCCACCCACGCCCCCAAGTCATTCGCCAAGACTCTTAAGGTCTTCTCAGTCCCACTTTCAGTCATCAACCGCGGGTGCGTGCCATTCATTTGACTTTCTATTGATTGTTTGTGTTCATGTGATCAACACCCCCcctacgacaaaaaaaaaaacatgactcgaCTCAACACTAATGTATTTGTACGCAATGGAACACACGCTCACGTTGAATGTAGTCAGCCAATGTCAGTTCATCCGGAATATTCCGCTCCAGGTTTTTGCTTCACGCCGGCAACCTCCCCTCCCCACAGAAGGTGGGGGGGCGGCGTGGGCGTGTCTCAGGATGGAGCCGCCGGGAGGCGGCAACAATATTTGTCAGTCGGAAAGTGGCTACACATGTACACGTAACTACCTGAACCAGATGGACATATTTATAGAAAGAGTTATATGAAAGATATATGGATCACGTCTTATACCTCAGTTCACAATAAGGACTTCATTCCGTGCCTCGTACTTTGCGGTATCTTGTACTCCAGAGCCTAGCGAGGGGATGGGAACTTCTTTCCTCCGCTagctcttgtttttgttttttttgtactttctCTTAAGTGTCGCCTCCCTCCGGCTACGGGGGGGGAGGCGTCGAGTGTCTGACTGACTAATATTCGCCGCCCTACCTCTTTCACCACTGAAGTCTCCGTTCTGCAACAACAAAACCTTACAGCGGTCGAAACGGGAGGAGTCCCGTCGCGGGACCGCCCGCAAACGTCGCATTTCTTCCtcggggaggaaaaaaaaaacggcCAAACATTTTGGCCCTCGCTCGTCCGGTTTCACCCCGGGAGGTTGTTTTTCTCTTAAATCGAAACCCGACTCCGGGGTGAAAGCGGACTCTTTTTGTTCGAGGGGACTTTCTCATCCGAGGAATCGGAGACGAGCCGCTGGGAGGAGTAAACCTCTTCACTCAAAAAAGAtgttgtgaggaggcgtggcctgcagccctgcagcgaggcggggtgtgccggGGTGTGAGTCCTCCGCAATTTGCAAATTGTGGTGGACTCGCatctccgggttcctcggaccaccaatgacggacatgacaggcttgacggtttggagattttgtttattttgtaataaACTCGCTCTCTTCTGCCCGTCTCACTCTTCCGGTCGCTTTTCAGCCTTCCGCGTCTCCGTCTCCGTCTCGCTTTCGCTCATGCTCGGGTTTGTTAACTCCCACTTCACCAACCTCGTCCTTCTCGGCTGCCGCCTTTTTgtagagtgacaggtgatcagacaacttcgcccaggtgggccatcaacGCACCTGTCACCCGgcacacccccccccccgcctctCTGCAGGgctgcaggccacgcctcctcacagatGTATTCTATGGAACCACAGGAATAGTCTATTTACGTTTCTACACGCTTCGCTAAATCATTCTCATGCTAGCTTCTTTTTACGCCGACTCGACGTTTTTCGAgcgaaaaaaaaaactgccaggaAGAGACAAGTCCGAAACGCAAACTGCGCAAAACCTCACAAGACGCTACGTGGCCCGCCATCTTGTAGACGCCACTCTTTGTGGTCGTTTTTGCTTCTCGCCCCTTACGCCGCGCTGGCTTCTGGTTACCGCCGGTACCTCAGGTCTGAACTTCAAAGCAGCTGATTGTACGAATCAGGACTTTACAGATTGgaatagttgttgttgttgttgttgtcttactTTCTTAAGTCAGGTTAGATGTGAATACATGGTGGCGTTctctgagcacacacacacacacacacacactcacacacactcacacacacacacgctcattgTCAGGTAGCCATACTTTGAGTGGGTGGGCTCGTACGATTAATTATGAGGCGCCGTCTCTCTTTTAGCAGCAGGTGGGTGTGTTTGGTCTCTGCAAACGTTTCGTTTCCTAACGCTCCCGTCACCTGTGTCTCCCGCTCACTGGCTGTCTCCCGCTCACACAATTCTCCCATAAGCCACACCCGCTAATTTTTCCGATAAAAAAATATTCCCCCGTATATAAGCcggaccggactataagccgtggATATGAGTTAATTACACAGAAATaccctgtaaatgtttatttacatacctaaattgtttcccaagcggcagtaaaatggccgatcaaacaaaacagaagtcgtcgtcatggaccctCCAATCAGGACTCAATAACACCACGGTGACGTTTCGGCGAATTCACTGAGGAATTTGccaaactgaaacaatacgaaaagaatgccattaataatattaacacagccactcgtaaacgtgttagcatattagccaatgctaacgacgctagctgcacgtacaaatatgcatgaaaacactcctacagacgcttTAGttggtaagaattgttttagttacattgtaaaacttgcaaacagaCAGactgcacttctacttccggttcagagCTTCAAACAGCAGGAATTCAGATTCACCCCGCGGCACTttacagtgagcgaactcgtcggaaagatggcgccgtagcacaaacaaaaaaataatgccattgttaagttaataataataaaacacagacaatcgtaaataactttaaactaaacttaaaaaaaaaaactccacggtgacgttttggcgaatttactgagaaatttgtgaaaaactgaaccaaaacaaaaacaacactcTTAAACGTGTTAGTatattagctaatgttaacgacgctagcttgattacattacgatagcacgtgcaaatatgcatacttgccaaccctcccggattttcccgtagactcccgaaattcagcgcctctcccaaaaaccttccgggacaaattttctcccgaaaatctcccgaaattcaggcggcgctGGAAGCCGCGCCccatccagctccatgcggacctgagtgacgtcaggtgcgcaacaccacgtaaatcgttggccaaccaaaaagtaaccccagtacgctatagccaacattcaccaggagatggcaacagacaaacatagatcactctattacattcctccccttttagaaatgtatagaagttactcaaaataaataaacaacccaaccaaaaaatgcagcagctcaattaaaaaactgtacttaagccacattcttttctttttttttttagtactgaactcttaaccctcatttgtaaaaaaaaataacatgcttattatacaaacagtatttgtacacctttaacacagatttttatactgtcttcagagattctgtttttttggtggtactcgaaacctttctgggtacctgcgaaagggtgttcagcatggttggaaaaatagtgacagagaatagaacagggatggacaattcaacccttaactcaacaatgagtagatgagtgttatgtgtgtgtatatgtgtaaataaatgaacactgaaattcaagtaattcaagtatttatatatatatatatatatatatatatatatatatatatatgtatatatatatatatatatatatatatatatatatatatacatatatataataaaataaatatatatttagctagaattcactcaaagtcaagtatttcttatatgtatatatatatatatatatatatatatatatatatatatatatatatatatatatatatatatatatatgaaatacttgatttggtgaattctagctgtaaatatactcctcccctattagccccgcccccaaccacgccccgccccaccccgaccacgcccccaccccccactcaccccccacctcccgaaatcggaggtctcaaggttggcaagtatgatgaaaa is a window of Nerophis lumbriciformis linkage group LG25, RoL_Nlum_v2.1, whole genome shotgun sequence DNA encoding:
- the lcor gene encoding ligand-dependent corepressor isoform X1, which encodes MASLCKRQQCTVERRGFRQELDSWRHKLIHCVGFESILEGLFGPGVVKDVTLFQDCEPEEVSDWSFDDNCLFCCLRREKVTERSAEVCAGSQVLSECHDPKQERSRISRLERQAQDFLNAVFHRKELPSLSDPHIPLVAREIMQRMIRQFAAEYTSKTTQDDPPPPNGTMKDQSLPRAAACPRSPGPAPASPPSSASSSPPPDFSPAAAACAESGNGALDGGGGGATAAASAQNPVLSKLLMADQDGPLDLTVKKNQMEAEPTQQGETQDGVLDLSTKKSQSASSPKTIPGLSSAHGLKGRSLKLDQSPPEVDEDDGLLQRSLQDELRDNYISSNSFKPPMARSLRIKEELLSQKHRLLSQPAALSLANLESAGLLNHGQPHSLLGHKGSSSFWGSKAHLESLMKLKQASGALSGALGDLKDLPTFLENHHGAFSFKSSLHHHHNQVSKAPHHHNDSKRDHGHSPPVDLKIPQVRGMDLSWDSHASELYGFGALGGAGGGHVESALSRKLRAILPKQNRRGGSLGSLLDGATDYWTADLDHSASGPAYLNSDVDGDPNSKQPRKKRGRYRQYNTEILEEAIAVVMNGKMSVSKAQNMYGIPHSTLEYKVKERMGTLKNPPKKKLKLMMKMEAGGPDFPSESENTPGVTPRDDAPQLAAAELKDNVKEELESMD
- the lcor gene encoding ligand-dependent corepressor isoform X2; amino-acid sequence: MASLCKRQQCTVERRGFRQELDSWRHKLIHCVGFESILEGLFGPGVVKDVTLFQDCEPEEVSDWSFDDNCLFCCLRREKVTERSAEVCAGSQVLSECHDPKQERSRISRLERQAQDFLNAVFHRKELPSLSDPHIPLVAREIMQRMIRQFAAEYTSKTTQDDPPPPNGTMKDQSLPRAAACPRSPGPAPASPPSSASSSPPPDFSPAAAACAESGNGALDGGGGGATAAASAQNPVLSKLLMADQDGPLDLTVKKNQMEAEPTQQDGVLDLSTKKSQSASSPKTIPGLSSAHGLKGRSLKLDQSPPEVDEDDGLLQRSLQDELRDNYISSNSFKPPMARSLRIKEELLSQKHRLLSQPAALSLANLESAGLLNHGQPHSLLGHKGSSSFWGSKAHLESLMKLKQASGALSGALGDLKDLPTFLENHHGAFSFKSSLHHHHNQVSKAPHHHNDSKRDHGHSPPVDLKIPQVRGMDLSWDSHASELYGFGALGGAGGGHVESALSRKLRAILPKQNRRGGSLGSLLDGATDYWTADLDHSASGPAYLNSDVDGDPNSKQPRKKRGRYRQYNTEILEEAIAVVMNGKMSVSKAQNMYGIPHSTLEYKVKERMGTLKNPPKKKLKLMMKMEAGGPDFPSESENTPGVTPRDDAPQLAAAELKDNVKEELESMD